CCCCTACAACGCAGGGGAGGCCTGGCACCTCCTGAGCGAGCGCATGAACGTGCCGGTGTCCCTGGTCGACCTGTCCGACGTGCAGTACGCGGACCTCGACCGCTACAACACCATGGTGCTGGCCGGTGGCAGCTTCGACGACCTGCCCACCGACGACATCGAGACCTGGGTCCAGAACGGCGGTACGCTCATTGGCGTGGAGGACGCTGTGGAGTGGCCCATCGAACAGGGCATGGTGGACCTGGAGGAGCGCGAGCTGGACGTGGATTCGCTGGTTCAGAATCAGTCGTACGCGGACCTGGACAATGCCTATGGGGCGCAGGGCATTGGCGGCTCCATCTTCGAAACGAACCTCGACCCCACTCACCCGGTCGCTTACGGCTACGACGAGAGCGTGCCTGTCTTCCGCGTGGGAACGGGCTTTTACGACCCAAGCGATGAGCCGGGGGCGAGCGTGGGCACCTACGACGCCACGCCGCGCCTGAGCGGCTACCTCTCCGACGAGCAAGAGGCCCAGGCCCGTGGCGCCGCGTCCATCGAGGCCCATGAGGTGGGCGGTGGTCAGGTCATTCTCTTTATGGATAATCCCAACTTCCGGGCCTTCTGGTACGGCACCAACGGCCTCTTCCTGAACGCCGTCCACTTCGGCCAGATCTTGTAGCGCCCAGAGAGCGTGTTCACGTACTCAGGTTCACCGACACACTGACGCCATGCCCAACCGCCTCGCCGACGAGCAGAGCCCATATCTGCGCCAGCACAAGGACAACCCTGTTAACTGGCGCCCGTGGGGCGAAGCGGCGTTTGCGAAGGCGCGCGAAGAGGACAAGCCGATCTTCCTGTCCATCGGGTACTCGACGTGCCACTGGTGTCACGTCATGGAGCGGGAGTCCTTTGAGGACGACGACGTGGCGACGCTCCTCAACGACGGCTTCGTGCCGATCAAGGTGGACCGCGAGGAGCGCCCCGACGTCGACAGCATCTATATGGACGTCTGCCAGATGATGCGGGGGCAGGGCGGATGGCCGTTGACCGTGCTCCTGACCCCCGACCGGAAGCCCTTCTTCGCGGCGACGTACCTGCCAAAGGAAGGGCGTTTTCAGCGGACGGGCCTCATGGACCTCCTGCCCCGGGTCAGGCAGCTCTGGAACAGCGACGACCGGGCGAAGCTTCTCGACGACGCGGAGCAGGTCACCGACCGGCTCCAAAGCGTTGGAGACGATCAGACGGACGGGGATGCGCCCGGGCCGACGCTCCTCGACGAGGCGGCGCGACAGCTCTCTCAGCAGTTCGACCGGACGCACGGCGGATTCGGGTCGGCCCCGAAGTTCCCGGCGCCGCACAACTTGCTTTTCCTGCTTCGTCACTGGCACCGAACGGGGGAGCAGGAGGCCCTCGATCTGGTCACCACGACGCTCGACCGGATGCGGTGGGGTGGCCTTTTTGACCAGGTGGGGTACGGCTTCCACCGGTACTCCACCGATCAGCAGTGGAAGCTGCCCCACTTCGAGAAGATGCTGTACGACCAGGCCATGCACGTCCTGGCCTACACGGAGGCCTACCAGGCAACCGGCACCGACCGGTACGAACGCACGGCCCGCGAGGTGCTCACGTACGTTCTCCGCGACCTTCAGGCCCCGGATGGCGGGTTCTTCTCCGCCGAGGACGCCGACAGCCTGAATGCGGAGGGCGACATGGAAGAGGGGGCGTTTTACGTCTGGTCGATCGAAGACATTCGAGAGCGCCTGGAGCCGGCCCTGGCGGACCTCGTGATCGACGTCTACAACATGTCTCCGGAGGGCAACTACCAGGAGGAGGGGACGGGCGAGCGGACCGGGAAAAACGTGCTGCACCGCGAGCAGTCCCTCGCCGCGGCGGCTGAGCAGCGAGGGACGGACGTGGAGACGCTCCGGGATCGCCTCGACACGGCCCGCCGTGCCCTGCTTGACGCCCGATCCGAGCGTCCGCGCCCCGGCCTCGATGACAAGGTGCTGACGGACTGGAATGGTCTCATGACGGCGGCGCTCGCGAAGGCCGCCCGCGTCTTTGACGAGCCCACCTTTGAGGAGGCCGCCGTTCAGACGGGTCGGTTTGTGCTCGACACGATGCACGACGCGGACGGTTGCCTGCTCCACCGGTACCGGGAGGGCGAGGCTGGCATCCAGGCCACCCTCGACGACTACGCGTTTCTGATCTGGGGACTCCTGGAGCTGTACGAGACGACGCTCGACACCGACTGGCTCCGGGCGGCGGTCGAGCACATGGAGGCGGCCCTGGATCGCTTCTGGGACGCCGAGGGCGGCGGCTTTTACATGACTCCCGAGGATGGAGAGGCCCTCATCGTGCGCCCGAAGGAGGCGAACGACGGTGCCCTGCCGTCCGGCAACTCGGTGCAGCTGATGAACCTGTTGCGGCTGGCTCGCTTCACCGACCGCACCGAGTTTGAGGAGCGGGCGGCGGCGTTGAGCCGGTGGGCCGGGGCTACCGCCCGGCGCCGGCCGACCGGGTTCACGGCGATGCTCTCGGGGTTGCATTGGGCGCTGGGCACCCCGCGGGAGGTCGTGGTGGTGGGCGAGCCCGATTCGGACGACACCAATGCCCTGATTCGTGTGCTTCGGGACACCTACACCCCAACCACGGTCACGCTGCGTCGCCCCCCCGGCGACGCGGACATCACGTCCCTCGCCCCGTTTACGGAGTCGCAGACGCCCGTCGATGGACAGGCCGCCGCGTACGTCTGTGAGGCATTCCGGTGCCAGGCGCCCGTCACCGCCCCGGAGGCACTTCGAGATCAGCTCCGAACCGACGGAGAGGGCTGATGCGCCCGTTTCTCCGTCCTCTCATTTCTGCTTTCTCAACAACTCTGTTGCTTCGCTATGCGTGATGTTTACATCGCCGCGGCTGCCCGGACTCCGATGGGCCGCCTCGGCGGCGCCCTTAAAAGCCACTCTCCCGTCGACCTTGCCGCGCCGGTCATGCGGGCGGTGCTCGACCGTGCCGAGGTCGATGGAGGGGGGCTCGACCTCTACATTTTTGGGAACGTGCTCCGGGCGGGGCAGGGCCAGCTGGTGCCGCGTCAGGCGGCCCTTCAGGCGGGGATTCCCGAGAGTGTCGACGGGTATGCCGTGGACATGGTGTGCGCTTCTAGCATGATGTCGATCATGAACGGGGCGACGATGATCAAGGCCGGAGAGGCCGACCTCATCCTTGCGGGCGGCACCGAGGCGATGTCCGACGCGGGCTTCTATCTAGATTCCGATGCGCGGTGGGGCTACACGTTCTCGCCGGGGGGAGAGCAGCTGCAGGATGTCATGCATCGCGATGGCCTCAGTGATCCGGAGACCGGCAACGCTATGGGCGAGCAAACCGAACGGCTCTGTGCGGAGCACGACATCGAGCGGGCGGCGCTTGACGAGATTGCGGCCGCTTCCCAACAGCGTGCCGCCGAGGCGACGGATGCCGGTCGCTTCGATGACGAAATTACCCCGGTGGAGTACGACACGCGGTCGGGGCCCGAGACGCTGGAGACGGACGAGGGCATCCGTCCGGGCACGACGGCGGAGGGGCTTGCAAACCTGGGACCGGCCTTCGCGGAGGACGGCGTGTTGACGGCGGGCAACAGCAGTCAAATCTCCGACGGGGCCGCGGCGGTGCTTCTCGCCAGCGCCGATGCGGTGGACGCACACGGCCTCACGCCGCTTGCGAAGGTGCATCGCGGCGGCTGGTCGGCACGCGAGTCGTGGCGCTTTCCGGAGGCGCCCATTCCGGCGGTTCACAATGTGCTCGACGCGACCGACACGACGCTGGACGACTACGACCTCTTCGAAAACAACGAGGCCTTTGCGATCAACAACATCCTCTTTCACCGCGAGCTCGACGTGCCCTACGACCGGTTGAACGTGCACGGCGGCGCAATCGCGCTCGGCCATCCCATCGGGGCGTCGGGGACACGAATTACGGTGACGCTCCTTCATGCCCTGCGGCAACGCGACGAGACGATGGGCATGGCTTCCATCTGCCACGGCACGGGCGGCGGTGTGGCGCTGGCCATCGAGCGTACCCCCTGACGGGCGAGGCCCCACGGACAACTATGCCCTGGACACTGCGCGACACTGCGCCGTTCCCTGAACGGCTCGGCCCTCGAACGAGGCCCCTCCTCCGTTGAGCCGGCCTTCGACACGGTGGGCCGTTTGTGTCCCCTCGAACGCAAAGTCGTCGTCGAGGGTTGCGCGAGAACCCGAAAGCACAAGGGCAGCGGCCTGGTCAGAAGGGAGATGCATTCGGAGGGGGCCGCCGATGGACTGAAGGGTGGTGGCCTGGGTGGGGGCTCCCCGATAGGTGAGCGCCCCGCCCTGGACCTGGGCCTCGCAGGGCCCGGTCAGGCCTCGCAGGGTCAGCGCCGCGCCGTGGACCGACAGGTCGGCGGATCCGCTCAGGTCCTCAACGGTCGTGGGGGAGGACCGCGCCTGCAGGGTGACGGACATGTCCTGGAGGCGTTCGAGGCGGACGGTGCCGGCTGCCCACTGAGCGTTCAGGGCGGCATCGGTGCCGTCCTGAACCGTGAGGTCGCCGCCGCTTCCCTGAATCTGGAGCGGCCCCGCCAGCCCGCTGGCGTGCACCGAACCGCCCGGTACGGTCAGGGCAACGCTGCCGGCCAAGTCGGAGACCTCGACCGCTCCCCCCGAAGCCTGGGCGGTCACGTTGAGACTGGGCGGAAGGAAGACGTTGAGGCGGACGGCCGTCGGGTGATGGTGATGCCGGCGCCAGTCCGAAATTCCGCCAGAAACGCGATGCCCAGAAACGTACAACCGGTCGCCCGACTGTTGGGCGGAGATTTCCTTCTGGTCAAACAACCTACGGGCGGTGTCTGGGGCGGCCTTTGGCACTGTGCCGTGGACCTGGACACGGTTGGCCTCGTCGTGGGGCTGGAGATGGAGGTGCGCGTCGGGCACGTCGAGAACGAGCGTGTCGAACGCATAGGCTTCGAACGCCGCGTCCATGACGGTCGCCGTTGAGGAAGGAGAAGGCATAACACCGATTGGGCGAAAAGTCCGCGAGCATCTATGCCGCCTGGATCTACCGACCACCCCACCAACTGTTCATATTGACATGGAGCCCCTCCCTGCGTCCTTTTTCAACCGGCCGACGGTCTCCGTCGCTCGGGACCTACTCGGCGCTCGTCTCGTCCACGAGGCCCCGACGGGCACTCGCATCGTGGGACGGATCGTGGAGACGGAAGCCTACACGGAGGACGATCCCGCCTGCCACGCCTCCCACCTCTCGCGTGACCCAGAGACCGGTGAGGTGGTGGGACAGGGACGGGGCCAAGACTTGTTTGCCGCACCGGGCACCGCGTACGTGTATCTCATATACGGCATCCATTGGCTCCTCAACGTGGTGACGGAGCCGGAGGGCACGGCGGGAGCCGTGCTGATTCGAGGGGTGGAGCCCGAAGCGGGCATCGACGACATGCGAAAAGAGCGGGGCGTGGACCGCAAGGTGAATCTAACGAATGGGCCGGGGAAGCTGGCGGAAGCGTTTGGCATCGACGGCGACGCTCACAAGACGCGCCTGACGGCCCGCCCGCTGTTTTTTACCGACGGGGCCTCAGTCGAGGACGAGCGGGTCGCACAGTCGTCACGCATCGGCATCTCCAAGGGGGTGGAGCGCCCCTGGCGCTGGTACGTGGCCGAGAACCGGTTCGTCTCACCGGCCAGCCCGAGCAGCTAACCGCAATTGCGCCGTCTGAAAGGACGACCTCGCTTGGGAATCCTCGACGACTTCAGCCGTACATACGAGCACTCGGACACGTACACTCGTAAAGCCTCCAAGACCTGGCCACTGCAAGGAACCGTAATGCCGTGTGTGCCTGCTCTGCACGCGCGTCAGAAAGCGGAGAGCTTGAGCAAAACCCCAACCATTACTTGAGGTGGTCGGGCATACTTCGCTGACTCCGAAATCTGTACGACTTATCCAATCAGCCAAAATCGAATGTCCCACGACGCGATGAATCCCCACCTCCAGTCGTCTGCCGACCCGTCCCGCTCTTCCGAAGAGATCCGGGAGGACTTTCTGCAGTTTTTTCGGGCGAAGGGTCACGAGGTTGTCCCCAGCGCGTCCCTCGTGCCGGACGGGGACGGCACCCTGCTCTTCACGAACGCCGGCATGAACCAGTTCAAGGATGTATTCCTGGGATCTGGGCAGCGGCCGTACTCACGGGCCGTCGACACGCAGAAGTGCCTGCGGGTCTCCGGCAAGCACAACGACCTGGAGGAAGTGGGACACGATACGTACCACCACACCTTCTTCGAGATGCTGGGCAACTGGAGCTTCGGCGACTACTTCAAGGCCGAGGCCATCCGGTGGGCGTGGGAGCTACTCGTGGAGCGGTGGGGCCTGTCGCCGGAGCGACTGTACGCCACGGTGCACGAGGGCGACGACGACTTCGGCCTCTCGGCCGATGCGGAGGCGTACGACCTGTGGTGTTCGGAGACGCCGCTCCCCGAGGAGCGAGTCCTCTACGAACCGTCGAAGGAAAACTTCTGGATGATGGGCGACACCGGCCCCTGCGGCCCGTGCTCGGAGCTTCACGTGGACCTGCGCCCTCCGGAGGCCCGACAGGAGACGCCAGGGCGTGAGTTGGTGAACGCCGACCACCCGCAGGTGATGGAGCTATGGAATCTCGTCTTTATTCAGTACAACGCACAGCCCGACGGCAGCCTGGAGCCGCTTGACGACCAGCACGTGGACACGGGGATGGGCTTCGAGCGCATGGTGGCCGTGCTGCAGGGCGAGGAATCGACGTACGACACGGACCTCTTCGCGCCGCTCCTGCAGGCCATGGCCGATCTTTCTCCGCGTGAGGAGATCCGAGGCTACGACGACCTGCACATCGAAGACGACGACGAGCGCGAACGCGTGCGAATTGCCCTTCGCGTGGTGGCCGATCACATCCGTGCCATCGCCTTTGCCATCTCCGACGGCGTGATGCCGAGCAACGAGGGGCGAGGATACGTCATCCGCCGCATCCTGCGCCGGGCCGTCCGCTACGGCTACCAGACCCTCGAGCTGGACGAGCCGTTTCTACACCGCCTCGTCGACCCGCTGATTGAAAAGATGGGCGGCCAGTTCGATGGGCTCGTCGAGCAGCAGGAGTTCATCGAGCAGGCGATCCGGTCCGAGGAGGAGAGCTTCCTGGAGACCCTGGGCACGGGCATTGAGTTCTTCGAGCGCGTGGTGCCCCACGTCACTAGCTTTCAGAACACGGACGGGGAGGGCACCGATCATCTTCTCGGCGAGCTTCGAGAGGACCCCCGTGCGATGGATCTGCTGGAGAAAGCGTACGTCGATACCGACGACGAGAACGACATCCTGCGCGGCTTTGCCCGTACGGCCCGTAGCGGGACACTCCCGGGACAGATCGCGTTTCTCCTCCATGACACGTACGGGTTCCCGGTCGATCTCACGCGGCTGATGGCCCGCGAGCGAGGCCTGGATGTGGACATGGAGGGGTACGAAACGCTCATGGACCGGCAGCAGGAGCGTGCGCGCGCCGCCTCCGACTTTGCGGTGGACCAGAGCAATGTGCATGCTTGGCAGCCGGTGTCGGAGGGAAAGGCGTCCGTTTTCGTCGGGTACGATCAGGAGGCCGTCCCTGATGCCGAGGTTCGTGCGGTGCGGGTGGTGGAAAGCGATGACGCCCAACAGTACGAGGTTGAGCTAAGCCGCACCCCCTTTTACGCCGAGGCGGGGGGGCAGGTGGGGGATACCGGCACGCTCCGATTTGGGGACGAGCAGGTGCGAGTGCTCGACACCCAGCGTGCGAGCGAGCGCATCGCGCACACGGTGGATGCCCTGCCAGAGCATTTGGACGGCCCGGTGGAGGCGGTGGTGGACGCGGAGCGACGCAATCACATCCGGGCCCACCACACGGCCACTCACCTGATGCACGCCGTCTTGCGTGAGACGCTGGGGGACCACGTGCAGCAGAAGGGATCGCTCGTGGCGCCGGACCGGCTCCGGTTCGACTTTAGCCACTTCGATGCGGTCGAGGAGGATACCCTGCGTCACATCGAGCGTCGGGTGAACACCGCGATTCAGCAAAACATTTCGAAGCAGGAGGCGCGTGACATGCCCATCGACGAGGCGCTGGACCGCGGCGCGACGGCCCTGTTCGACGAGCAGTACGGGGATCGGGTGCGCGTCATTACCTTCGATCCGGACTTCTCCATGGAGCTGTGTGGGGGGACCCACGTCGATGCCACTGGGGAGATCGGGCTCTTCCGGTTCGTGTCCGAGGGCTCGGTGGCCTCGGGCGTGCGCCGTGTGGAGGCCGTGGCCGGGGCGGCGGCGCTGGAGCACGTGGCGTCTGAGCTCGACACGCTGTCGCGGGCCCGCCGACAGTTTCGGTCCCTGCACACCTCTCTGCCGGAGGCCATTGCGGAGGTGCAGGAGGAGCGCGACCGCCTGGAGAAAGAGGTTGATCAACTGCGCCGCGGTCAGCTCTCGGATCAGTTGGAGACCTTCATTGCGGAGAACGCGACCGCCGTGGACCAGGTGACGGTCGTTACCGGTCGGCTCGATCGGGCAAGCATGGACGACCTGCAGGAACTGGGGCAGCAGTTCCGCGACAAGCTGGGTGAGGGGACGGTTGGTGTCCTCGGCAGCGTGGGAGAGGACGGAGAGAAGGCGTACGTGGTGGCCACGGTGGCCGACGACCTCCTCGATGAGGGGGAGGTGCGGGCCGGAGACCTTGTCGGGACGCTGGGCGACCGGCTCGGGGGCGGTGGGGGCGGGCGCCCGTCTCTAGCATCGGCTGGTGGGCGCGACCCTGAGGCCCTCGACTCGGTGCTGGATGACGTTCCGGCCCTTGTCCGCGACCGCCTAGAGTAGCGATCGTTCCGGCCCGAACGTTGATTTGGGGCGTCCGCCGAGTGCAGGGCGGGGCTGAGATTTCGGCGGGCCGACGGCGCAAGTCGGGAGGACAAGTCGCTGACGGGAGTGGCGGAGGAATGAGTCAACGACTGGACGCCACGCATGCCTCTGCGCCCCATTGGTCTCAGTCTCTACGATCAGGCGGTGTTCTTTACGGCACCGCCCTGTATGGCGCATGGGCTGATGCTTGGCCCTTGAGGCCGTGGATCGGATCGAGGACGAATTGTGCAGCGGGGCGGAACGGTTCACAGTGATTTAGCTGCGATCCGCGCACGATGAGTGGAACGTGGCCTGTGGCACGATGTACGGCACTATCGACATTCACGGTGGGGTGGCAGAGCCTGGTTGAATGCACCGGTCTCGAAAACCGGAGGGCCCTCGCGGGTCCCGGGGGTTCAAATCCCTCCCCCACCGCCCCGACAAAAAGCCTCTCAGCGTCTGCTGAGGGGCTTTTCGTGTTTAAAAGGGCCTTGCGCGGAGACTGGCTACTGCCACCTCAATCGGGTGTGACTGCTCTCATTTGAGCAATAATTGAGCAGTCGCCCCATCTCAATGGCCTCTCGTGTCCGACTGTGCTCCGAGAGCTTTTCGGACCTGCGATGAGGTCCTGCGGCGTTCTACAAGCGTTCTCCGAGAAGGCCTCTCAATATTGGGCCAGGCTTGCGAGTCGTTTCCTGGTCAGTCATCACTCGGCCCATCACAAGCAGTGAGGTCGCTGGGCGTTCTGGGAAGGACGTTAGACCCACAGAGCTGACGTGTCTCCGTAAATCCCAAGGCCTTCCACCAAGCCCTGAGGGCCGCTGGAGGGCGCTTGGTGTCCTGCTCAAGTCCGTCCGCGTCTGCCCCGTGTGCATCTCACCTTTGAGTCTATGACCGGCCAGTCCAGCCCTAAAACTACGGCCCCTGACACGAGCACCGAGGCGGTCCCCTCTGTTCTGATTGTTGCCGCCGTCTGTCTCGTCCTCTGCGCCTGCAATCCACAAGAGATGGCACTCGTCGGGAGCGAAGACACAAGCGAGGTGGCAGCTTTCGAGCCTAGCACGAGCACCATTCAAGGAAGTGTTTCCATCCCGAACGTAAGTAGGGGGGCCAGTGAAATCCTGCTTCGCCGAGACGGTCAGATGGGCTACGTGCGGGGCGACGTTGCGCAGGGGCAGACCACTATCCACGTGGTAGACATCGGGTCGCCACCTACGCTGGAGGGAACGCCGACAACGGTGTCCTACATCGCCACCGACATGGCAGAGGTAAATGCCCTGACGATCGTAGGTACGGGCCGAGACGCGTTGGGGTCGGGCGACATCCTGGTCTCGAGCGCAGTTCCTGCTGCTCAGTCGGAGGAGGATGTGCTTAACCTAGGGCCGGGGTCTAGCCCGACGGTCGACGTTTGCGACGACGAATCGACGGTGCTCGTTGCGATGAATGGCACGGGGAGCCAGCGGGCTGTGCGTAAACTCAAGATTGATGACCAACAGCAGCTCACCGACACCGGCGATTCGTTCCAGACATCTGGTCCGCCTCAGAACGTTCACTGTGCTCC
This is a stretch of genomic DNA from Salinibacter grassmerensis. It encodes these proteins:
- a CDS encoding thiolase family protein, with protein sequence MRDVYIAAAARTPMGRLGGALKSHSPVDLAAPVMRAVLDRAEVDGGGLDLYIFGNVLRAGQGQLVPRQAALQAGIPESVDGYAVDMVCASSMMSIMNGATMIKAGEADLILAGGTEAMSDAGFYLDSDARWGYTFSPGGEQLQDVMHRDGLSDPETGNAMGEQTERLCAEHDIERAALDEIAAASQQRAAEATDAGRFDDEITPVEYDTRSGPETLETDEGIRPGTTAEGLANLGPAFAEDGVLTAGNSSQISDGAAAVLLASADAVDAHGLTPLAKVHRGGWSARESWRFPEAPIPAVHNVLDATDTTLDDYDLFENNEAFAINNILFHRELDVPYDRLNVHGGAIALGHPIGASGTRITVTLLHALRQRDETMGMASICHGTGGGVALAIERTP
- a CDS encoding DNA-3-methyladenine glycosylase; this translates as MEPLPASFFNRPTVSVARDLLGARLVHEAPTGTRIVGRIVETEAYTEDDPACHASHLSRDPETGEVVGQGRGQDLFAAPGTAYVYLIYGIHWLLNVVTEPEGTAGAVLIRGVEPEAGIDDMRKERGVDRKVNLTNGPGKLAEAFGIDGDAHKTRLTARPLFFTDGASVEDERVAQSSRIGISKGVERPWRWYVAENRFVSPASPSS
- the alaS gene encoding alanine--tRNA ligase — translated: MSHDAMNPHLQSSADPSRSSEEIREDFLQFFRAKGHEVVPSASLVPDGDGTLLFTNAGMNQFKDVFLGSGQRPYSRAVDTQKCLRVSGKHNDLEEVGHDTYHHTFFEMLGNWSFGDYFKAEAIRWAWELLVERWGLSPERLYATVHEGDDDFGLSADAEAYDLWCSETPLPEERVLYEPSKENFWMMGDTGPCGPCSELHVDLRPPEARQETPGRELVNADHPQVMELWNLVFIQYNAQPDGSLEPLDDQHVDTGMGFERMVAVLQGEESTYDTDLFAPLLQAMADLSPREEIRGYDDLHIEDDDERERVRIALRVVADHIRAIAFAISDGVMPSNEGRGYVIRRILRRAVRYGYQTLELDEPFLHRLVDPLIEKMGGQFDGLVEQQEFIEQAIRSEEESFLETLGTGIEFFERVVPHVTSFQNTDGEGTDHLLGELREDPRAMDLLEKAYVDTDDENDILRGFARTARSGTLPGQIAFLLHDTYGFPVDLTRLMARERGLDVDMEGYETLMDRQQERARAASDFAVDQSNVHAWQPVSEGKASVFVGYDQEAVPDAEVRAVRVVESDDAQQYEVELSRTPFYAEAGGQVGDTGTLRFGDEQVRVLDTQRASERIAHTVDALPEHLDGPVEAVVDAERRNHIRAHHTATHLMHAVLRETLGDHVQQKGSLVAPDRLRFDFSHFDAVEEDTLRHIERRVNTAIQQNISKQEARDMPIDEALDRGATALFDEQYGDRVRVITFDPDFSMELCGGTHVDATGEIGLFRFVSEGSVASGVRRVEAVAGAAALEHVASELDTLSRARRQFRSLHTSLPEAIAEVQEERDRLEKEVDQLRRGQLSDQLETFIAENATAVDQVTVVTGRLDRASMDDLQELGQQFRDKLGEGTVGVLGSVGEDGEKAYVVATVADDLLDEGEVRAGDLVGTLGDRLGGGGGGRPSLASAGGRDPEALDSVLDDVPALVRDRLE
- a CDS encoding thioredoxin domain-containing protein, which translates into the protein MPNRLADEQSPYLRQHKDNPVNWRPWGEAAFAKAREEDKPIFLSIGYSTCHWCHVMERESFEDDDVATLLNDGFVPIKVDREERPDVDSIYMDVCQMMRGQGGWPLTVLLTPDRKPFFAATYLPKEGRFQRTGLMDLLPRVRQLWNSDDRAKLLDDAEQVTDRLQSVGDDQTDGDAPGPTLLDEAARQLSQQFDRTHGGFGSAPKFPAPHNLLFLLRHWHRTGEQEALDLVTTTLDRMRWGGLFDQVGYGFHRYSTDQQWKLPHFEKMLYDQAMHVLAYTEAYQATGTDRYERTAREVLTYVLRDLQAPDGGFFSAEDADSLNAEGDMEEGAFYVWSIEDIRERLEPALADLVIDVYNMSPEGNYQEEGTGERTGKNVLHREQSLAAAAEQRGTDVETLRDRLDTARRALLDARSERPRPGLDDKVLTDWNGLMTAALAKAARVFDEPTFEEAAVQTGRFVLDTMHDADGCLLHRYREGEAGIQATLDDYAFLIWGLLELYETTLDTDWLRAAVEHMEAALDRFWDAEGGGFYMTPEDGEALIVRPKEANDGALPSGNSVQLMNLLRLARFTDRTEFEERAAALSRWAGATARRRPTGFTAMLSGLHWALGTPREVVVVGEPDSDDTNALIRVLRDTYTPTTVTLRRPPGDADITSLAPFTESQTPVDGQAAAYVCEAFRCQAPVTAPEALRDQLRTDGEG
- a CDS encoding DUF4097 domain-containing protein, whose translation is MPSPSSTATVMDAAFEAYAFDTLVLDVPDAHLHLQPHDEANRVQVHGTVPKAAPDTARRLFDQKEISAQQSGDRLYVSGHRVSGGISDWRRHHHHPTAVRLNVFLPPSLNVTAQASGGAVEVSDLAGSVALTVPGGSVHASGLAGPLQIQGSGGDLTVQDGTDAALNAQWAAGTVRLERLQDMSVTLQARSSPTTVEDLSGSADLSVHGAALTLRGLTGPCEAQVQGGALTYRGAPTQATTLQSIGGPLRMHLPSDQAAALVLSGSRATLDDDFAFEGTQTAHRVEGRLNGGGASFEGRAVQGTAQCRAVSRA